The genomic segment taaattcaaaaaaaaaatcgcTTCAAACGGACATTCGAGCATAAAGTTATGAAGGTTTAAAATTTCTCCAATTTACAGTTGGTTTTTTAATTTCTATCTCCTTTCACTCCCTATTTTTTGTTGACCATTTTATCTTActtaatttgtatttatatgaaACAGATTTCCATATGTCGATTACAAATTATTAATAATACGCATTTTGGCCGAgtcaattttctaaaaaaatagctTTTATCTCATTCAATCGACACTTTTCCCTAATTCGATATGCAATTTTCATTCTTCTTTACCACAAAAAGTGATGAAAGATAATCGATTTGAAGATCAAAATCGCATGATAAGACGGGTGTGAAtatcaatttcaatatttaaaattcaatttttgaaaATGAGGTAGAGAGAacaagtttaaaatataaatttaaatttaaaatataaattaacacaAGAGGTAAGAATAACACAAAAGACCCACTTGGTGTGTGGGTCTTGCTTTTGACTCTAGAAACTTGTTATGTGTCACAACTATAACGGTTCAAATCTAGGTGGATCCATTGAGGTAATTTATTGGCgaattttcttttttagattttgttaaaaaattaaaatagaaaaggatGAATGCAAGTTTACAGACATAAGGGGTTAAaatgcataataaaataaattagttgGGTTGCAAAAGCCACTTTTTACTAATTTTAGGACTCGTTTGGTTGGAGAACACATAATCTCGGAATAACTTAGTCGCCCCTCAATCTTTCGCCATATCCACCCTCAATGTTTTGTGATTTTATCTCAACTAAATGCGGAGcaaattcatcttaaaattaatttcaaagatTAGTTATCTGTTTATTCCTTCGTACCAACTTTTACCAAACGGGCCCTAAAAGGAAGAGATAATATACACACACCGTCCATCATACAAATTAACGTGTCCAAAAACCCAAACGACGCCGTAAATTTCTAGGGTTAAGGCCGTAGACGGTGGTGATTTTTGTGATTTCTAGGGTTTAGGCCGTGCAAAGACGACGACAGAGGAAAATGAAGCCCGTAGTAGGAACGGTTGTTTCAAATAAGATGCAGAAATCGGTTGTTGTAGCAGTGGACAGATTGTTCCACAACAAAGTTTACAATCGATATGTTAAAAGGACATCCAAATTCATGGCGCATGATGAAAAAGACGAGTGCAATATCGGTGATCGGGTATCTAAtacctctctctctatatatatatgtgtgtgtgtaattGTGTGTGATTGTGTGTGTACCTGTGTGTGTAATTATGTGTGATTGTGTGTCTGATTGTGTGTGTAATTGTGTGTGTGATTGCGAGCTCATTTTAATATTGAGTTCGAAATAGTTGTTTCTTTTGATGCAAAAGTGGGTTGGGTGAGAATCATGAGGTATCGAGTTCAAATTCGAGGAGATAGAAATACTACGTGATTTCTTATGTGTAGTGTTAGTGGTAAAAAAAATCGTTTTTTTATTCGTGTTTTGCTGATTAcgttatttttgatatttgattaTTGAGCTTTGTTAATTATGAGCTTGTCAACTTGCAATTGACTTCAAAGTAGTTGTATCTTTCAATGCAAAATGGAAATGAGAATATCCGGGATAAAGTGGGAGTGACTTCTGTGATGGACAAAATGAAGGAAATGATATGCACATATGAATGGCCCAATGAGGAATTGTATATAGGTCAACTATAGTGAGTTTTAGGAAAGGTAGGTAGAGTAAGACGAAGAAGAAGTGGGGGGACAAGATTAGA from the Capsicum annuum cultivar UCD-10X-F1 chromosome 9, UCD10Xv1.1, whole genome shotgun sequence genome contains:
- the LOC107840755 gene encoding 30S ribosomal protein S17; the encoded protein is MKPVVGTVVSNKMQKSVVVAVDRLFHNKVYNRYVKRTSKFMAHDEKDECNIGDRVKLDHSRPLSKRKHWVVAEILKRARIYVPPERTATATFNKTEAPSPNAS